One part of the Anopheles coustani chromosome 2, idAnoCousDA_361_x.2, whole genome shotgun sequence genome encodes these proteins:
- the LOC131263451 gene encoding probable deoxyhypusine synthase: MDPSAEPAVAKEAVLQESTTLPQDTPTIRGYDWNDGYNYEKLFSTYVRSGFQATNLGKAIEEVNKMIAARRIPLPEDKLDAYEEDEFIRRRSSCTIFLGYTSNMVSAGVRETIRFLAQHRLIDCIVTTAGGVEEDLIKCLAPTYLGSFELDGRELRERGINRIGNLLVPNDNYCKFENWVTPLLDEMLEEQKSKGTLWTPSKVIARLGERIEDESSIYYWAAKNRIPVFSPALTDGSLGDMMYFHSFRNPGLVVDIVSDLRRLNTMAVKAVNSGIIIVGGGVIKHHICNANLMRNGADFSVFINTASEYDGSDSGARPDEAVSWGKIKKDATPVKVYAEASLVFPILVGETFVKDHFRKD; the protein is encoded by the exons ATGGATCCATCTGCAGAACCTGCTGTAGCAAAGGAAGCAGTACTCCAGGAGAGTACAACTTTGCCGCAGGACACACCGACGATTCGTGGCTACGATTGGAACGATGGATACAACTATGAGAAACTGTTTAGCACGTACGTGAGAAGCGGATTCCAGGCAACGAACCTGGGGAAAGCAATAGAGGAAGTGAATAAGATG ATTGCAGCTCGTCGGATACCGCTTCCAGAAGATAAACTGGACGCTTACGAAGAAGATGAGTTTATACGGCGACGATCGAGCTGTACCATTTTTCTCGGCTATACCTCAAACATGGTATCGGCGGGGGTGCGAGAAACGATTCGCTTTTTAGCACAACACCGGCTGATCGATTGCATTGTCACGACTGCGGGCGGAGTCGAGGAGGATTTGATAAAATGTCTAGCACCAACGTACTTGGGATCATTCGAACTGGATGGAAGAGAACTACGCGAACGCGGCATCAATCGAATAGGAAATTTACTGGTACCAAACGATAACTACTGCAAGTTCGAAAACTGGGTGACACCACTCCTTGATGAAATGTTGGAGGAGCAAAAAAGCAAAGGTACGCTGTGGACGCCATCCAAAGTGATCGCTAGGTTGGGTGAAAGAATCGAGGATGAATCGTCCATTTACTACTGGGCGGCCAAAAATCGCATACCAGTATTCAGTCCAGCCCTTACCGATGGAAGTCTCGGCGATATGATGTACTTTCATTCCTTCCGCAACCCTGGGCTGGTGGTAGACATTGTATCGGATTTGCGACGGCTGAACACGATGGCCGTAAAGGCGGTCAATTCGGGGATTATCATCGTCGGCGGAGGGGTCATAAAGCATCACATTTGCAACGCAAATCTGATGCGTAATGGTGCGGATTTTTCGGTCTTCATCAACACTGCCTCCGAGTACGATGGCAGTGATAGCGGTGCACGACCGGACGAGGCCGTTTCTTGGGGTAAAATCAAAAAGGATGCTACTCCGGTGAAAGTGTACGCGGAAGCCAGCTTAGTCTTTCCGATATTGGTAGGCGAAACGTTTGTCAAAGATCATTTTcgtaaagattaa